The Staphylococcus saprophyticus subsp. saprophyticus ATCC 15305 = NCTC 7292 genome contains the following window.
TGGTTTATTACCTCCACAAAAAGCTCATATAAACACGACAATTAAATATCGCACCCTTTATACTTTAACTTTCTGTGTGTGTATTGGCTTCATAGCCGTCAATAAATATATCATATTTACCTATGCAAATCAATAGTTTTTGTCCATTAATTTACACATTATAAAGAACGACTAAGCCCATCTATTAGTCGTTCTCAATTAAGTCGTTACGCAATAAAATTTTATTTGATTCTTTCTAGTTCATCTAAGAACTTGTCTTTTTTAACTTTAATAAATGTACCCTTCATACCTAATGAACGTGATTCGATTACACCCGCACTTTCTAGTTTACGCAAGGCATTTACAATAACTGAACGTGTAATGCCGACTCTATCTGCAACTTTTGAAGCGATCAGTAAGCCTTCTTTACCACCTAGTTCTTCAAATATATGTTCAATCGCTTCACTTTCAGAATATGATAATGAGTTGATCGCCATACTAATAGCTGCTTTATCTCTTGCCTCTTGTTCTACTTCATTATGTTTTTCACGTAATATTTCCATACCGATAACTGTAGCTGCGTATTCACCTAATACCAAGTCGTTTTCAGAAAAATCTTCTGTCACACGTCCTAGAACTAATGTACCAAGTCTTTCGCCACCACCTAAAATTGGGAAAATTGTTGTTCTGCTATCACCGAATAAATCATTATTTTCAGGTGGGAAAACAGTTAGTACATTATCAATACCAATATTGGATTGTGTTTCTTTCACATCCATCAATTGATCTGTATATTCTACAGGTATATGTCTATTTTCTAACATTTGGATGATACGTTCATTTTTTAATAATTCATTTAAATTCGAACCTAAAATTTTACCTTTTCTTGAAACTATAAAAACATTTGTTACTGTCACACTACTTATCGTTTGTGCTACATCTTTAAAATCTACCGCAATACCTTTATGCTTTTGCAAAAGTGTATTTAATTCTCTCGTTTTTGATAATAAGCTCATATTCCTACTCCTTTATATTTATATTATAAAATAAATGCACTTAAATCTTTGTTTGTTGAAATTGATTTCAACTTATCATCAACATATTGTGGTGTAATATCTACAACCGCATTAGGCATACTTGGTGCTTCGAATGATAAATCTTCTAGCATTTTTTCAAGTATAGTATGCAATCGACGTGCACCAATGTTATCAGTATCTTGGTTTACTTGGAATGCAATTTCTGCTAATCGTTTAATTGCTTCATCTGTAAATTTAACCGTTACTTGTTCTGTTTGTAGTAACGCTTCATACTGTTTGATAAGTGATAATTTAGGTTCCGTCAAGATTCGAACAAAATCTTCAACTGAAAGACTTTCTAGTTCAACGCGAATTGGAAAACGGCCTTGCAACTCTGGAATTAAATCACTTGGTTTAGACACGTGGAATGCTCCAGCACCAATAAATAGCATATGTTCAGTGTTAACAGTACCATACTTTGTTTGAACCATGCTACCTTCAAGAATTGGTAATATATCTCTTTGAACACCTTGGCGAGATACATCTTGCCCTGAATTTTGATTATTTGTCGCAACCTTATCTATTTCATCGATAAATATAATGCCCATTTGTTCAGCTAATTCAATAGCTTCTTGGTTAGCTGTTTCTTGATCAATCAATTCATCAGCAAATTCATCAGTTAATATCTTACGTGCAGTTTTAACTGGAACTTCTCTTTCAACTTTTTTCTTAGGCATTAATTGGTTCATCATGTCTTGCATTTGTTGGTTTTGGTTCGTACCTAACATGCCCATAGCAGCTGGATCTTGTTCAACTTTTAAGCGTACCTTCTCATCTTCTAATTGACCATTTAATAATTGTTGCTTAATTTCTGAACGTTTCGTTTTCACTTCATCAGTGGGTGTTTCTTCTTCGTCATCATTATTTTGACCAAAATTAGGGATTGAACCACCAAATAAAGATTCCAATGGGTTATTACTGTTCGTATTGTTATTAGCTTTTTTCTTCATACTAGGTACTAACAATTTCACTAACTTTTCATTCGCTTTATCTTGGGCTTCATCTTGTACCAATGCCTTTTTTTGATCTTTTACAAGTCTAACAGCAACATCTACAAGGTCTCTAACCATACTTTCTACATCACGTCCAACATAACCTACTTCTGTAAATTTAGTTGCTTCAACTTTAATAAATGGAGCGCCAACTAATCTAGCCATACGTCTTGCAATTTCCGTTTTACCTACACCCGTAGGTCCAATCATCAAAATATTTTTAGGTGCGACCTCTTGTTTTTCTTCTTCAGTTAATAGACTTCTTCTATATCTATTTCTTAATGCAATTGCAACCTTACGTTTAGCATCGTCTTGACCAACAATATATTCATTAAGTTTTGATACAATATCTCTAGGTGTTAATTTTATTCCATTTGTCTCCATATGATACGTTACCTCCATTAATTTTGTGCTTTAAAACAACTTATAATTTATACATGTTTACTATTGCCAATTAATTCTAAATTTAGACATTTTCATTAATTTATTTACTCAGCTATAAATTCTCAACTATAATTCGGTCATTTGTAAATACACAAATATCTGAAGCAACTTTCAAACTTTCATAAGCCATTTCGCTCGCAGACAAATGTGTTGCATTACGTTTTAGCGCTCTACCTGCACTTAACGCATAGTTACCACCTGACCCAATTGCAATCAAATTATCATCTGGTACGATTACTTCTCCTGTACCGCTAACTACTAAGATTGATGTTTCATCCATTACAATCAACATAGCTTCTAGCTGACGTAATTGTTTATCGCCTCTCCACTCTTGTGCTAATTCCACTGCAGCTCTTTCTAAATTCCCACTAAATTGTTGTAATTTTGTTTCGAATTTTTCAAATAGAGTGAACGCATCTGCTACACTTCCAGCAAAACCAGCTAATACTTTATCATTATATAAACGTCTCACTTTTCTCGCTGTTTGTTTCATGATGACTTGTTCACCTAGAGTAACTTGACCATCTCCAGCCATTGCTGCATGTCCATTATGTTGTACTGCAAATATTGTTGTTGCATGTATAGATGTACTCATTATTTAATTCTCCTTTTTTGCACGAGGATGTGCATTTAAATATACTTTTCTTAATTGTTCATTTGTCACATGCGTATATCGACCAGTTGTTGACAGATTAACGTGACCGAGCAAAGATTGCACTGTTCTTAAATCTGCACCTTGGTTTAACATGTGTGTCGCAAATGTATGTCTAAGTTTATGAGGATGTATCTCTGTAACACCAGCCGTTCGTTTCACTACGTCGTTCAATACATAACGAACGCCACGTTCAGTGATAGGATCGCCTTTCATATTAACTAATAAATAATCGTGATTACTATTTAATTTAGGTTTGAATGACGCTAAATATCGTTCCATACTTTGTTTACAAAACTCGCCAAAGGGGATAAAACGTTCTTTGCCACCCTTACCTAATACCTTTACACCTGGCGACGTCATATCTATGTCTTGTTCTTTTATATGCACTAACTCTGAAACTCTAATACCAGTAGAATAAAGTAGTTCTAAGATTACCCTATCTCGCAAGCCTTTTTTTGCATCATTTTCAACCGTGTCAAATAATGCTTCCATTTCCTCTTCATAGAAAAAATGTGGTAAATAATGTTCTTTTTTCGGATGTACCAATTGTATGAACGGATTTACCACCGCTTCATCTTGTGTCATCCAATATTCATAAAAACTTCTCAGCGTAGAAATTTTACGTGAAACTGAGGTTCTTTTCAAGTTTTTTGAATATAAGTAACTGAGATAGTTCCTAGCATCTTTGTATTCAAACGCATTCAAATCTAAATGTTCTTGAGCTAAGAAAACATTAAATTGTTCTAAATCATCATGATAGGATTTTAAAGTGTGCTCTGAAAATTGTTTTTCTACTTTTAGCATATATAAATACGCTTGTTGGATTTTTTCCAATAAAAACCCCTCCATCAACATAAATTGTAGCATATTGACAGAGGGGTCTGCGAAAAATAACTATTAAATTGAGTAAAACTTTCAAAATTTTCGGAAAGAATTATAAAAATACAATATTTTATAGCGTTTGTTTGTAATTATCTAAATATGTTAAAGCACGATCTGCTAATTTTTCATAACGTAATTTTTTATCTTTTACTTTCTTTTCCAATGTTGTTAGTAAACCAAAGTTAGCATTCATTGGTTGGAAGTTTTTTTCATTTTTGGCATGTGAAATATAATATGCCATGCTACCTATCATCGTTTCTCTAGGGAAAATGACTTCTCCCTTGTTAAGCATTTTATGTGCTACATTGATACCTGCAACGAGTCCACTAGCGGCACTCTCTACGTACCCTTCAACACCAGTCATTTGACCTGCGAAATAAAGTTCTTCTCTTCCTTTTAATTCATAAGTTTCAGTTAAAACATCAGGCGAATTGATGAATGTGTTACGGTGCATGACACCATATCTAACTATTTCAACATTTTCTAATCCTGGAATTAATCTGATGACATCTTTTTGAGCTCCCCATTTTAAATGTGTTTGGAAACCTACAATGTTGTATAGTGTTCCTGCAGCATCATCCTGGCGTAGTTGTACGACAGCGTATGGTCTTTCGCCTGTTTTAGGATCTTCGAGACCCACGGGTTTCATTGGACCGAACAATAATGTTTTTCTACCACGTTCAGCCATTACTTCAAATGGCATACAACCTTCAAAGTATTTTTCTTTTTCAAATTCATTTACAGGTGCAACTTCAGCTTCCATGAGCGCATCGTAAAATGTATTAAACTCATCTTCTGTCATAGGACAATTCAAATATGCGGCTTCACCTTTATCATAGCGGGATTTCAAATACACTTTATTCATATCAATACTGTCTTTTTCAATAATTGGTGCCGCAGCGTCATAGAAATACAACTGATCTTTTCCAGTTGCCTCCACAATTTCGTTTGCTAACTTGTCTGTTGTTAGAGGACCTGTTGCAATAATCGTATATCCTTCAGGTATGCTATTAATTTCTTCATTTAAAACTGTGATATTTGGATGATTTTTTAATGTTTCAGTCACATAGCCAGCAAAATCATGTCGATCGACTGCTAGAGCGCCACCGGCAGGCACACGCGCTTTATCCGCTGCACTGATAATTAAAGAATCTAACTGTCTCATTTCTTCTTTAAGTACACCGACAGCATTTGTTAAAGCATTGCCTCGTAGTGAATTCGAACATACGAGTTCTGCAAATTTATCGGTATGATGTGCAGGTGTCTGTTTCACCGGCCTCATTTCTATAAGATTTACTTTTACGCCTCGTTGCGCTAATTGATATGCTGCTTCTGAACCAGCCAAACCAGCACCTACTACATTTACAACTTGAGTCATTCGATTTCCTCCCATAATTAAAAAGCAACTTAGACATCGTATCATAAATATAAATACATGCATCTACATTATATATATGTGTCATAAGTTGCTGTTATTGTTTAAACTATTTCTTTCATAAATACGATTGCAAGCGTAAATTCGCTATACTATATTACTTTTGCTCTTCTTCTTTGTAATCACAATTTGAACATACTACTTGGCTCTTACGTCCTTGTTTTTTCTCAACTAAGTAATGCTCACATTTAGGACAATCTCTTCCTATCGGTTTATCCCAAGTTACAAAATCACACTCTGGATATTTAGAACAACCATAAAAAATACGATTCTTTTTAGATTTACGTTCTACAACGTCGCCTTCTTTACACTTAGGACAAGTCACACCAATTGTCTTAACAATAGCTTTTGTATTTCGACAATCTGGGAAATTTGAACAAGCCATGAATTTACCATAACGACCCATTTTAATAACCATAGGTGAACCACAGACTTCACAGTCTTCACCAGCAGGTTCATCTTTTATTTCTATTTTTTCCATTTCTTCTTCTGCGCGTTCTACATCCTGTTTGAAACTACTGTAAAAATCTGAAATCACTTTTTTCCAGCCAATCTCACCATCGGCAACTTTATCCAATAATGTTTCCATGTTTACTGTAAAGTCAACATCGATAATTTCTGGGAAGTAATCTTTAACTTGTTCATGAACAATTTCGCCCAATTCAGTTGGCACAAAACGTTTACTTTCATTTTTCACATAATTTCTTTTCTGGATTGTATCGATCGTTGGTGCATATGTGGAAGGACGTCCAATTTTCAATTCTTCCATTGTTTTCACTAAACGCGCTTCAGTATAGCGTGGTGGTGGTTGAGTAAAATGTTGTGATGGTTCAATGTTCGTAGCTGTAACCATTTCACCTTCACCAATATTTGGTAATTTGTTATCTTTACCATCTTCACTGTCATCTTTGGTTTCAACATATAAAGTCATAAAACCTTTAAATTTGATTGTCTGTCCATTTGCTCGGAATTTGATGTCATTTTGCGTCAAATCCATTGCAACTGTATCTAAAATTGCAGGTGCCATTTGACTGGCAACAAAACGTTCCCAAATTAATTTATATAATCTATGTTGATCTCTAGTTAAGAAATTTTTCATTTCATTTGGTGTACGTAAAGTACTAGACGGTCTGATGGCTTCATGGGCATCTTGATCGCCTTGACCTTTTGATTTTCGATTAGATGTATAGTCATTACCATATGTTTCTTGAATGTAATTTTTCGCTTCTGATTGCGCTTGGTCTGAGATTCTTGTTGAATCTGTACGCATATAAGTGATTAAACCAACTGTACCTTGCTTTTTCAAATCTATACCTTCATATAGTTGTTGGGCTAACATCATTGTTTTACGTGCTTTGAAATTCAATTTACGAGCAGCTTCTTGTTGAAGTGTTGACGTTGTAAAAGGATTAGCTGGATAACGCGTTTTTTCCTTTTTAGTCACTTTAGTCACTTCAAACTGATCGCCATCTAACTGCGTAGTAATTTTTTCAACATCTGCTTTTTCAGTTAATTTAAATGGTTTATTTTTAAAATGAAGAAATTTAGCTGTGAATTTTGTTTTCTTATATCTAAATTCGCCTTCAATTTTCCAATATTCTTCTGGTTTGAAATTTCTAATTTCATTTTCACGATCTATAACTAGTCTTAATGCCACAGATTGTACACGACCAGCAGATAACCCTTTTTTAACTTTTTTCCATAATACGGGTGAGATATTATAACCGACTAAACGATCTAGAATACGTCGTGCTTGTTGCGCATCAACGAGTTCCATTTCGATGCCTCTTGGATGTTTAAAACTATCTTTTACTGCATCTTTTGTTATTTCATTAAACACTACTCTATTTTCTGTTGAATCTTCCAAGTTTAATATATTCGCTAAATGCCAAGCAATAGCTTCACCTTCACGGTCGGGGTCACTCGCTAAGAATACTTTTTTCGCTTTCTTAGCATGTTTTTTCAATTCTTTTACAACTGGACCTTTACCACGTATCGTAATATATTTGGGTTCATAATCATTTTCAGCATCTACACCCATTTGACTACGAGGCAAGTCTCTAACGTGCCCCATTGATGCGATTACTTTATATTTTTTACCTAAATATTTTTCAATGGTTTTAGCTTTTGCAGGCGATTCAACTATGACTAAATTTTCTGCCAAAGTAGTTACCCCCTTGCATTTTCTAATTACAAAGATAAATGATAAACGGTGTATTTTGTTTTTGTCAATGTTTTTAATTTTGACTTGATTAAATTTATACCGTTATTTCATCCCAAACTTTATCAATCAGCAGTATTTTTTCATATATTATTAAAAAAAGCGTTAAATAAAATCTGTTTTAAAGTTGTGTGCTATTTACTTTTCATATAATAAAATCTTCTAATATATCATCCGCATTCAATACAATTTTCGCCCCTTCTTGAGCACTACGCAAATTGCCTAATGTCATTTTATTAAATATTGTACCAGGTAAGACATACACATCTCTATTTTGTTCTAATGCAAATCGCGTCGTGATACTTGTACCACTATTTTCTGCAGATTCTGTGATAAAGATACCTTTAGAAAGTCCACTAATCAATCTATTCCTTTCTGGGAAATGGTATCTTTTGGGCTTTTCGAGAGGGAGATATTCACTTATAACTATTCCATCTTTTTCAATTTGCTGTCTTATCTCTTTAGTTTCTTTCGGATAATGATGCATATGTCCAAATCCTAATACCGCAATTGTAGGTAACTTAAATAACAAAGCATGTTGATGCGCCATCATATCTGCACCTTTTGCAAGCCCTGATATTATCGTCAAATGATGTTTTTTAAATGAAGGAAAAAATGTTTGAAGTGATTGCCATGTATATTGTGTCGCTTGTCTAGATCCAATAATAGCTAGGGTACGAGGAGATTGCATTAAAGTGAGCTTACCGCGATAAAATAGGATTAGGGGTGGATCATAAATTTCTCGCAATAACTGTGGATATAAACGGTGATTAATTGTTATGAAATGAACTTTCCATGCTTTTAATTGTTTGAATAGTACTTCTAAATTAGTTGTCACATATAATCGGTATACATTTTCATTTTTTGCAGTTATTTTTACTGTTCCCAAAAATTGTTTGAGTATGTATTGTTTATCTACCTTACTATATTTCATAAAAGAGGGAGAAAATCTTAATAATCGATGTATTTGTTGTGTAGATAGTCCAGCAAATCGAAGCTTTAAAAGGTCTAAATCGTTCATTTATCATACTCCTTTATATCTCATATTATACGATAAAATATATATGCTGCGTATTACAAAATTTTGTCAAATGATCGTAATAAGTCATATGATTTTAAAGAGTAATTTTAAATTCCTAAATTGACAACATCTGATGTTTCAATTGGAGATATTAATTGTATTTATCTTTAATTTAGCGGTCGCATTTCTACTATATAAAATACTTTATCAAATGCATTTTTTTATTTTAATATCAGCTCATACAACCTAAAAAAGCACAAACTCCGACATACTATCGGAATTTGCGCTGACTTTTAATAAATAAAATTATTTTACAGTCAATAATTGTTCATAGATGCCAGCTTCTTTAGCTGCATCAATTAAAGTTGTACCAATTTCAGAAGGTGTGTCTGCTGTTTTTACACCACAACTGTTAAGTGTTTTAATTTTCTCTTCTGCAGTTCCTTTACCACCTGAGATAATCGCACCAGCATGGCCCATACGTTTACCAGGAGGAGCTGTTTGACCGCCTACGAAGCCTACAACAGGTTTCGTCATATTAGCTTTAATCCATTCAGCAGCTTCTTCTTCTGCAGTACCCCCGATTTCACCAATCATAACGACAGCCTTAGTTTCATCATCTTCATTAAATGCTTTTAATACATCTATAAAGTTTGTACCATTAACTGGGTCGCCACCAATACCAACCGCAGTCGTTTGACCGATACCTTCTTCAGTTAATTGATGTACCGCTTCATATGTTAATGTACCAGAGCGTGATACAACGCCTACATGACCTTTTTTATGGATGTATCCTGGCATGATACCAATTTTACATTCATCAGCAGTAATGACACCTGGACAGTTAGGTCCTACTATACGTGTTTTCTTACCTTCTGAATAACGTTTTACTTTAACCATATCAATTACAGGAATATGTTCTGTGATACAAATCGCTAAATCTAGTTCAGCTTCGATACATTCTAAAATTGCATCAGCAGCAAATGGTGCTGGTACATAAATAACTGATACTGTTGCACCTGTTTCTTTTTGTGCTTCTTCAACTGTATTGAATACTGGAACGCCTTCAACAACCTGTCCGCCTTTACCTGGAGTTACCCCAGCAACAATTTGTGTACCATATTCAAGCATTTGTTTTGTATGGAAAAGGGCAGTTGACCCTGTGATACCTTGTACAATTACTTTTGTATTTTTATCAATAAATACGCTCATCTTCGTGCTCCCATCCTTTCCTTATGCTTCTTTAACAAGTTTTACGATTTTTTGTGCGCCTTCAGCCATTGTAGCTGCTGGTTCAATTGCTAATCCAGATTCTTTAAGAATTTCTTTACCTCTTTCAACATTTGTACCTTCTAAACGTACGACAAGTGGTAAAGTAAGCTCGACTTCTTTAACTGCAGCAACAATACCTTCAGCGATAATGTCACATTTCATAATGCCACCAAAGATATTTACAAAGATACCTTTTACATTTTCATCACCTAAGATAATTTTAAATGCTTCAGTAACTTTTTCTTTAGTTGCGCCGCCCCCTACGTCAAGGAAGTTAGCCGGATTACCGCCGAAGTGATTGATTGTATCCATAGTTGCCATTGCTAAACCAGCGCCGTTAACCATACAACCAATATCACCATCTAAAGCGATATATGATAAATCGTATTTAGAAGCTTCGATTTCTTTTGGATCTTCTTCTTCTAAATCACGTAATTCTTGAATATCTTTATGTTTAAATAATGCGTTATCATCAAAATTAACTTTAGCATCTAATGCTAAAACTTCACCCTCACCCGTAGTAACAAGTGGGTTGATTTCAACGATTGAGCAATCTTTTTCGATGAAAACATTATAAAGTGATACTAAAAATTTAGCTGCTTTATTTATAGATTCTTTAGGAATATTAATGTTAAAAGCAATTCTTCTAGCTTGATATGGTGCTAATCCTACAACAGGATCAATTGTTTCTTTGAATATTTTTTCAGGTGTTTTAGCAGCAACCTCTTCAATTTCAGTACCGCCTTCTTCTGAAGCCATCAAAGTAACTCTATCTGTCGCACGATCGATGACAAAACCAACATAATATTCTTTTTGAATATCGCAGCCCTCTTCTATGTAAAGGCGTTTAATTTCTTTACCTTCTGGACCAGTTTGATGTGTAACAAGTGTTTTACCTAATAATTCTTTAGCATAAGTTTCAACTTCAGAAAGAGATTTAGCGATTTTAACACCGCCTGCTTTCCCTCTGCCCCCTGCGTGAATCTGTGCTTTAACCACGTAAACTTTTGAATCTAATTCTTTTGCTTTTTCTACTGCTTCTTCAGCAGTATATGCTACGCGTCCTTCTGGGACAGCAACGCCCATAGAACGAAATATTGCTTTACCTTGATACTCGTGGATATTCATTCTCCATCCTCCTGTTTCTTAGGTTAAGTTCATATTCAATTATAAGAAATGAAAGCGCTATTGTAAACTCATTTATCCTACTTAATCCAATTATTTTATTTTAACTATTAATTTACCAAAGATTTAATTGGTTCAAATGTTTTTCGATGTTCATTTAAAATGCCATATTTTTTAATTCCATCTAAATGTTGTTGCGTACCATATCCAACATTGTTTTCAAAACTATAACCTGGGTATTTTCTACCTAAATCTCGCATATATTGATCTCTGTGTTCTTTAGCTAAGACACTAGCAGCAGCTATCGAAACACTTTTAGCGTCACCTTTAATTAAAGATGTTTGCGGTATATCAATATCCAATGTCATAGCATCTACAAGTAGATGTGTTGGTTTAATTCTCAATCCTTCAATCGCTCTGTGCATTGCTAATTTCGTTGCCTCATAAATATTTATTTCATCTATTTCTTCCACCGAAGCATATCCATATGCATAAGCATACACATCATTCAGTAATTTACTTTCGATTGAATGCCTTTGTTTTGCTGAAAGT
Protein-coding sequences here:
- a CDS encoding ribonuclease HII, with translation MSETIKDIKSKLQHMLSISELERSEYNNDARKGVQNAMIQRRKQLEKEQVLLDNYVKMTEFENSILAENPDALICGIDEVGRGPLAGPVVTCAVILNKNHHFTGLNDSKKLSAKQRHSIESKLLNDVYAYAYGYASVEEIDEINIYEATKLAMHRAIEGLRIKPTHLLVDAMTLDIDIPQTSLIKGDAKSVSIAAASVLAKEHRDQYMRDLGRKYPGYSFENNVGYGTQQHLDGIKKYGILNEHRKTFEPIKSLVN